CCCGTCTGCAGGACGAGGCCGCGCAGGTGGCCGTCCTCGATGATGAGGTCTTCGACACGAGATTGAAAACGAATCTCGCCGCCCAGGGCCTCGATCTCGGCGCGCATCTTCTCGACCATCGAGACGAGCCGGAAGGTGCCGATGTGCGGGCGATTGACCCAGAGGATTTCTTCTGGCGCGCCGGCCTTGACGAACTCGCTGAGCACCTTGCGGGAAAGATGCCGTGGGTCGCGAATCTGCGTGTAGAGCTTGCCATCGGAAAACGTCCCGGCGCCGCCTTCGCCGAACTGGACGTTCGATTCGGGATGCAGCATGTGCCGGCGCCAGAGATCCCAGGTGTCCTTGGTGCGCTCGCGCACCTTCTTGCCGCGCTCGAGCACCAGGGGTCGAAAGCCCATCTGGGCGAGGATCAGCGCTGCGAAGATGCCGGCAGGGCCGAAGCCGACGACGACGGGGCGCAGGAAATCTCCCTGCGGCGCGCGGGTGACGAAGCGATAGCGCATGTCCGGCGTCGGCTTGACGTGCGGATCGTTGGCAAAGCGTGCCAGCACCGCCGCCTCGTTGGCGACTTCGAGATCGAGGCCATAGACGAATTGCGGAAAATCCTTTTTGCGCGCATCCGGGCTGCGTTTGAAGATTTCCAGCTTCAATAGCTCGGCAGGTCTGATGCCGAGCCGCTCAAGGACGGCGGCGGTGAGCTCCTCCGCCGTGTGCTCCAGCGGTAGTCTGAGTTCGGTGACCCTGATCACGCGCCGAACAACGCCGCGACGAACTCGCGCGCCTTGAACGGCTGCAGATCGTCGATGCCTTCGCCGACGCCGATGAAGCGCACCGGTTTCGGGCACTGGCGCGCGATCGCCGCGAGCACCCCGCCCTTGGCGGTGCCGTCGAGCTTGGTGACGATCAACCCCGTGACATCGATCGCCTTGTCGAAAGCCTTGACTTGGGCAATCGCGTTCTGGCCAATGTTGGCATCGAGCACCAAGAGCACTTCGTGCGGGCCAGTGGGTTCCGCCTTCTGGATCACACGGCGCACCTTACTGATCTCTTCCATCAGGTTGAGCTGTGTCGGCAGACGACCGGCGGTATCGGCCAACACGATGTCTAGTCCGCGCGCTCGCGCGGCGGCGATCGCATCGAACACCACCGCGGCCGGATCGCCGGAGAAACTCGACGGGCCGCCCCGAGAGTTTCTCGCCCCCTTGGGGGGAGAATCGAGCGAAGCGAGATTTGCGGGGGGGGCTGATGGCTGGCTGATCACGGTGACGTCGTTGCGGCGCCCCCACTCGATGAGCTGCTCGCGCGCCGCGGCGCGGAAGGTGTCGCCGGCGGCGAGCAACACGCGTTTGCCCTCGTTCTGGAAGCGGTGGGCGAGCTTGCCGATCGAGGTGGTCTTGCCGGCGCCATTGACCCCGGCGATCATGATGATGAACGGCTTGTGCGTGCCGACTTCGAGCGGCGCTTCCAATGGCTCGAGGAGTTCCGTCATCAGGTCGATCAGCGCCGCACGCAAGTCCGCAGGCGATTCGAGCTTTTCTTTCTTGACTTTCGCCTTGAGCCGATCGAGCAGCCATTGCGTCGCCTCGACGCCGCAATCGGCCATCAAGAGCGTCGCTTCGAGCTCTTCGAGCAGTTCATCGTCGATCTTCGTGCGCGAAAAGAGTTCGGAAAGCGGCGTGGTCAGCGCCGCGCGCGTCTTCGCCAGGCCGGCCTTGAGGCGCTGTGCCCA
This genomic interval from Sulfuricystis multivorans contains the following:
- the ftsY gene encoding signal recognition particle-docking protein FtsY, translating into MFGFLKKDRPAEEAPARPSWAQRLKAGLAKTRAALTTPLSELFSRTKIDDELLEELEATLLMADCGVEATQWLLDRLKAKVKKEKLESPADLRAALIDLMTELLEPLEAPLEVGTHKPFIIMIAGVNGAGKTTSIGKLAHRFQNEGKRVLLAAGDTFRAAAREQLIEWGRRNDVTVISQPSAPPANLASLDSPPKGARNSRGGPSSFSGDPAAVVFDAIAAARARGLDIVLADTAGRLPTQLNLMEEISKVRRVIQKAEPTGPHEVLLVLDANIGQNAIAQVKAFDKAIDVTGLIVTKLDGTAKGGVLAAIARQCPKPVRFIGVGEGIDDLQPFKAREFVAALFGA